From a region of the Spirochaetota bacterium genome:
- a CDS encoding GFA family protein → MSNMINGRGSCLCGATRITAKNINNNVGACHCRMCRQWGGGPLMAINCGTNISFEGEDNISIFSSSDWAERGFCRRCGSHLFYRLKESKQFIIPAGIFDEQDKFVFDNQIFIDKKPSFYSFINKTNDLTEAEVFEKYG, encoded by the coding sequence ATGTCAAACATGATCAATGGAAGGGGGAGTTGCCTTTGTGGTGCAACTCGTATTACAGCAAAGAATATCAATAATAATGTAGGCGCATGCCATTGTCGCATGTGTAGGCAATGGGGTGGCGGGCCATTAATGGCAATAAATTGTGGTACGAACATTTCATTTGAAGGAGAAGATAATATATCAATATTTAGCTCATCAGATTGGGCAGAGCGTGGCTTTTGTAGAAGATGTGGGAGCCACCTGTTTTACCGATTAAAAGAAAGCAAACAATTCATAATCCCTGCAGGGATCTTTGATGAACAAGATAAGTTTGTTTTCGATAATCAGATATTTATTGATAAAAAACCTTCATTTTACAGCTTTATAAACAAAACAAACGACCTGACAGAAGCTGAGGTGTTTGAAAAGTATGGTTAA
- a CDS encoding NAD(P)-dependent alcohol dehydrogenase → MKANVHTKYGPPEVLQLKEVRKPIPKDDEVLIRIFATTVNRTDCAILYGKPFLTRFASGLFKPKSPITGTDFAGKVEGIGKCVTSLKVGDKVWGFNDNGLTSHAQYMTISEDKAITTIPNNITYVQAAASAEGTHYAYNFIKKVNLESGHSVLVNGATGAIGSAAVQFLKYYKANVTAVCDTENIELVKSLGADRVIDYINEDFTRDDQKYNFIFDTVGKSSFSKCKPLLHPGGVYISSELGYMLQNLFYALVTPIFGNQKVIFPFPTDIKGSILFVKDLIEKGEYKPLIDRKYPLEGIDQAYMYVASGQKIGNVIIIFDDNMEA, encoded by the coding sequence ATGAAAGCGAATGTACATACAAAATATGGGCCACCGGAGGTTCTTCAGCTAAAAGAGGTGAGAAAACCTATTCCAAAGGACGATGAGGTACTGATAAGAATATTTGCAACAACAGTTAATAGAACGGATTGCGCTATTCTCTATGGTAAACCGTTTCTAACGAGGTTTGCTTCAGGTTTGTTTAAACCGAAATCTCCCATTACGGGAACAGACTTTGCTGGGAAAGTTGAAGGTATTGGCAAGTGTGTAACATCCTTGAAAGTCGGTGATAAGGTTTGGGGATTTAATGACAATGGTTTAACTTCACATGCCCAATACATGACGATATCAGAAGATAAGGCAATTACAACAATACCGAATAATATCACTTATGTGCAAGCTGCAGCTAGCGCAGAGGGTACGCATTATGCCTATAATTTCATTAAAAAAGTGAACCTCGAAAGTGGGCATAGTGTTCTCGTTAATGGTGCAACCGGGGCTATCGGTTCTGCGGCTGTGCAATTTCTAAAATATTATAAAGCTAATGTTACAGCGGTATGTGATACAGAGAATATTGAATTAGTAAAATCCTTAGGGGCTGATAGAGTAATTGATTATATTAATGAAGATTTTACACGTGATGATCAAAAATATAATTTTATCTTTGATACAGTTGGCAAAAGTTCCTTTTCTAAATGCAAACCATTACTGCATCCTGGTGGGGTTTATATTTCTTCAGAGTTGGGTTATATGTTACAGAATCTGTTTTATGCCCTTGTAACACCAATATTTGGTAACCAAAAAGTCATATTCCCTTTTCCCACTGATATTAAGGGAAGCATCCTCTTTGTTAAGGATCTAATTGAGAAGGGAGAATATAAACCATTGATAGACAGAAAATATCCGTTGGAGGGAATAGACCAAGCATACATGTATGTTGCGTCCGGTCAAAAAATAGGAAATGTTATAATTATTTTTGATGATAATATGGAAGCATAG